The genomic DNA TGAATGCCCAGCGAAGCCAATGCTTTGCCGTGGGGCGTGGGGTTAAACGTTGCATCGATCGCCTGCAGGCGCACCAGCAGGTCACGGGCAAGGGCAAGCGCAGCGGCCGGCGGGGCATCCATCCAATGGAGTGCGGCAGCATCTTTTACGCCCCAAATGGCAAGCTCCAGGGCCAGGCCGGTCAGGTCGGCTTCACAGATCTCGGGGGATTGCCGTGCCTGCAGCTGCAGTTGGTCGGCCGAAGACCATAAGCGGTAGCACACACCGGGGCCTAAGCGGCCGGCACGTCCGCGGCGCTGGTCGGCAGCCGCCAGCGATACAGGGATGGTGACTAAGGTAGTGAGGCCGGTGCGGGGAACAAACTTGGGAACCCGGGCAAAGCCGCCGTCCACGACCACTTTTATACCTTCTATGGTTAAGCTGGTTTCGGCAATGCTGGTAGCCAGTACAACCTTGCGTTTGCCGCGGGGTGCCGGTTGAATGGCAGCCAGCTGCCGCGACAGAGCCAGCTCGCCATGCAGCAGGTGCAGGTCGGTGGCGGGTGGCAAAGTGCCGTCCAGGTGCTGGGCAACTTTGCGCATTTCGCCCATACCGGGCAGAAAAACAAGGACATCGCCCTCCGGCTCTTTTTGCAAAGCCTGCCGGATGGCCTTAGGGACCAGGTTTGCCAGTCGTTCGGCCGGGCGGTGACCGGCAGCGGCTACAGCTGCAGGCGTGAGGTAATGCGTCTCGACCGGGAACTGACGGCCTTCGCTCCGGATAACGGGTGCGTCGAGCCATTGCCCCACCGCCGTGGCATCCAGCGTGGCACTCATCACAAGCAGGCGCAGGTTGGGCCTTAAAACATCCTGCGCATCCAATGCCAACGCCAGTCCCAGGTCTGCCGCCAGGCTACGCTCATGAAATTCGTCGAAGATAACGGCGGCCACGCCTTCCAGCGCCGGGTCTTCCTGCAGCAACCGGGTAAGGATGCCTTCGGTCACCACCTCGATCTTTGTTTTAGCGGAAGCCACATGCTCCATCCGCACCCAGTAGCCTACGGTCTGGCCCACAGCCTCGCCCAGCAGGTCAGCCATGCGCTGGGCGGCGGCTCTTGCAGCCAGGCGCCGGGGCTCCAGTACAATGATCTTGCCCTTGGCTCGCCAGGATGCCTGCAGCAGCGCCAGCGGAACAAGGGTAGTTTTACCTGCGCCGGGCGGCGCTTCCAGCACCGCCCGCGAACCGGCCTCAAAAGCAGCCAGTAACCGGGGGAGCGCTTCTTTAACCGGCAAAACAGGCAATTCGGAAAACATTTCAGTGGAAGACATAGCGCCGCAAAGGTCGGTATTCTAATCGAAAGAATGTATGCGGACACAGGTGTTTTCGTGTTTTCAACCGCATGCCTCAGCCAGGTAAATTCTTTAGGGAAGAATGCAGCAAGAGACAGGCAAAGGCAAGTATGCGCCGACTTTTGTAGCCGGCACAAAGGTCAAAATAATTATTTAGAGGGGATGGAGGGTTTATTCTTTGTAAGGCGTGATTTTGCCATCCTTCACTAGGAAGGCTTTGGTCGCTTCCTTCAGGATGGCTTCCTTGCTGTCGGAGTAAGCTTCCTGCAAATGGAAGGGTTTACCGTGGAAGTGTTCGTTTATCCTTTTCAGTTTCTCTTCTTCTTTGCAGGCTTTGCCTTCCACTTTGTAAGTATGCTGCACGTAAGTAGCTTTTGTGCCCGCAAAGCCGTCCACGGGGTATAACTCAAACAAAGGCTTTACATATACTTCCAGGGCGCCGGTGGCGCAAAAAAGCTGCGTACCCTGGGCTTTCAGCGCATCAAAATGGCTTTTTAGTTCCTGGTTAAAATTCTCGGGGTATTCCTTGTTCCAGAACTCTACGGCATAGGCTTCTACCTGCTCGGGGGGCAGGTTGTCGAGGTAATTGAAAAAGTTCTCTTTAAATTCGGTTTGCCTGATCTTGTGCAGTTTCAGCAAGAGCTTATAGTAGGCCATCTGAAAAAAGAACAAAGCGTTCTGAGGTTTTTTAGTGCAAACAAATTTAAAGAATTCATCCTTGGAACTCTTGTTATAAAAAGTGCCGTTCAGATCGAAGACAACAACATTTATTTCTCCTGCAGTATCAGCCATCAGTTTGTTTTGCCTAAATTATCACCGTGGGGCCCACCGGCCGCTGCGTGTTTGCAAAGAATAGGTACGGATAACGGTGAGAATGGGTAAGCAGGGTTGTTAGATAAATTTCTGTAAAGGTGAAAAAGGAACTGAAGTGGCTGGTGCTGCGGGGCCTGGTGCTTTGCCAGGCTTACGGCCTGCCAACAGAGCTACTTGCTGATGGAATGCTTTTGTTATGATAGAGTCGTCATTGTTTGCCCGCCTGCCCTCCTGGAGCCAGGCGGAGGTTTTGATGAAAGATGGGATTTTGCTCTCGCAACGGCAACAGAGCGACTGGACGGTCACGCTCTATTCTTTCCAGCACGAGTTTTTCGAACGCTGGGAAAAGAACGGCATGCAGGTAATCGGGCAATTCGCTAAAACGGCCAGTACGCTGCAAATTGCAGAGCCATACTTCGATATGATCGACATGGGAAGTATGCTGGACGCTTAAACGGCACACCAGGTCTTTAATAGGCGTGGCTTGCGCCTGAAAAGACTGGTGTGCCGCTTTGCAGCCGGAAAGTAGCGCGATTATTTCTGCACAAGCACTTTTGCCGTTTTCACGCCCGATCCGGTTGAGAGCCGCACAATGTATAAGCCACCGGGTAAATTGCGGCTGTCAAAATCATACTTGTATTCATTTCCGGCTATGCCCATCCCCTCGCTGATGCGGCGAATTCTTGCGCCACTTATTGTATAAACGTCCAGCTCGTACGGCTCATGTTTTGTCATCCAAAAAGTGATGGCCGCTTTTTCGCTGACCGGGTTCGGGTAAACGGCAACCTGCAGCGCCTTTGCGGCGCCCGGATCAGGCACTTCACTGGCAAGCAGGGTGGCAGCCGTGTTGGGCTGGTGTGCCCCGATGCTGAAGCTTGTCAGCAGCGTGATGTTATTGCCAAAGAAATCCTGAGATCCCACGCTGATGCCGAGCAGGGTTTTCAGATCAAGTCCTTTTCCAATGAGCGCCGAAGTGGATTTTAGTTTATAGCCGCTCAGGGTATAAAGCAGTTTGGGGTTGCCGATGGTTACGCCTTTGCCCGGGTCAGTCAGGCCCGGATCAAGCGAATAGCCGGTATTTACGCCGCTGCGCTTTTCCTGGCCAGTAGCCGTGCGCCAGGTGCTCAGCGAAGTATAGGTCTTTCCGAGCCAGAGAATCCGGAACGTGCCGCCTGTCGGCCAGTAGTCATTCCCTTCAAAGCGCACGTCGGTGGAATAATTGAAGCGGATGAGCTGCACCCCACCGGTTGCCTGCACAATGTTGTTTCGGAACCGTACATTCCGGAACCCGGCGCTTCGGACCATGATGGCTTTGGGAGAGGCATTGAGAGAAGGAGTGATATAGACGGTGTTGTTGTAAATGTGCGCATCCTGAATGCCGCCGTTCGAGCCCGAGGACCAGATGTGAATGCCGCCGTAATCATTTTTGCGACCATCATTTTCAGTGATATTGTAGCGCACGGTCAGCCCTTTCATAGTGGGTGCCCCCACATACTGTCCCAGCAAAAAGCCGGCGCCATCGTTGTTGTGGGAATAGTTATACTGCATGGTGCTGTTGGTGCAGCCACCATCCAGGTCAAAGCCGCCGCCATCTTTGGTGGTGCCCGTCTTGTTGTGGTGCGACTCGTTGCGCTGGATAACCAGGTTGTTGCAGCGGTAGCCCCAGATGCCGATCGGCCCGTTGCCGGTCGAGGCATTCAGCCAGCCATTGTTATAGGCCTCGCAGTACTCGATGGTGGCGCCATCCACATCGCTGAGCAGGATGCCGCTACCTGTTTGCTCGGTGGTGATGTCCGGCCGGCCGGCATTGTTATATACTTTGGTATTGCGGACGATGACGTTCTTATGAACCAGTCCTAACTGGCCATACACCGTAATGCCTACCTCTGCGTTATCATGCACCCTGCTGTCGCTGATGGTTACGCTCCCGAAACCGGCTGTCAGGCTGGACCAACTCCCG from Pontibacter liquoris includes the following:
- a CDS encoding right-handed parallel beta-helix repeat-containing protein gives rise to the protein MRRFLLTLWLLLVLATGSLKAATYYVSTLGKDTNSGTSMTSAWRSIAKVNRTVFLPGDIILFEGGKTFTGGLYFGSSAGVAGKVKGTSTKPIVFGSYGTGRAIISSGTVSGFKGYNTAGFKINNLIFKGPGRTLTSQNGIEFYTDVPSTVLTYINIVNVDVSGYRGAGIIIGSWSSLTAGFGSVTISDSRVHDNAEVGITVYGQLGLVHKNVIVRNTKVYNNAGRPDITTEQTGSGILLSDVDGATIEYCEAYNNGWLNASTGNGPIGIWGYRCNNLVIQRNESHHNKTGTTKDGGGFDLDGGCTNSTMQYNYSHNNDGAGFLLGQYVGAPTMKGLTVRYNITENDGRKNDYGGIHIWSSGSNGGIQDAHIYNNTVYITPSLNASPKAIMVRSAGFRNVRFRNNIVQATGGVQLIRFNYSTDVRFEGNDYWPTGGTFRILWLGKTYTSLSTWRTATGQEKRSGVNTGYSLDPGLTDPGKGVTIGNPKLLYTLSGYKLKSTSALIGKGLDLKTLLGISVGSQDFFGNNITLLTSFSIGAHQPNTAATLLASEVPDPGAAKALQVAVYPNPVSEKAAITFWMTKHEPYELDVYTISGARIRRISEGMGIAGNEYKYDFDSRNLPGGLYIVRLSTGSGVKTAKVLVQK
- a CDS encoding HAD family hydrolase codes for the protein MADTAGEINVVVFDLNGTFYNKSSKDEFFKFVCTKKPQNALFFFQMAYYKLLLKLHKIRQTEFKENFFNYLDNLPPEQVEAYAVEFWNKEYPENFNQELKSHFDALKAQGTQLFCATGALEVYVKPLFELYPVDGFAGTKATYVQHTYKVEGKACKEEEKLKRINEHFHGKPFHLQEAYSDSKEAILKEATKAFLVKDGKITPYKE
- the hrpB gene encoding ATP-dependent helicase HrpB; protein product: MSSTEMFSELPVLPVKEALPRLLAAFEAGSRAVLEAPPGAGKTTLVPLALLQASWRAKGKIIVLEPRRLAARAAAQRMADLLGEAVGQTVGYWVRMEHVASAKTKIEVVTEGILTRLLQEDPALEGVAAVIFDEFHERSLAADLGLALALDAQDVLRPNLRLLVMSATLDATAVGQWLDAPVIRSEGRQFPVETHYLTPAAVAAAGHRPAERLANLVPKAIRQALQKEPEGDVLVFLPGMGEMRKVAQHLDGTLPPATDLHLLHGELALSRQLAAIQPAPRGKRKVVLATSIAETSLTIEGIKVVVDGGFARVPKFVPRTGLTTLVTIPVSLAAADQRRGRAGRLGPGVCYRLWSSADQLQLQARQSPEICEADLTGLALELAIWGVKDAAALHWMDAPPAAALALARDLLVRLQAIDATFNPTPHGKALASLGIHPRLGHLVMCGHEMGAGATACALAALLSERDILKPMQVPFGAPLPDLQLRLEILAGKRPPMPGFVLDENALRRVREQANNLKQRIRVNESTILPEMAGLLTALAYPDRLAQRESSGRVRLITGQRAALATELFTEAEFYGVAHLEAGNQARVMLAAPLSKNDILTYFSEQLEQLQEVRWNAAQGRVNSRQIMRLGALLLEEATLPKPDLALVAEALLQALQDKGIRQLPWPEQALKTRERLAFLHQLAPGQWPDVSDEVLAATMPEWLRPHLIGLSSLEQVSRLDFEEMLLGGLSWEQRQEMDRLAPTHLQVPSGSRIALDYSEVTTPVLAVRLQEVFGLLDTPRIAGGKVPLLLHLLSPASRPVQVTRDLRSFWSNGYFEVRKDLRGRYPKHHWPDDPLSAPPTRGTKKRPQ